A window of the Oryzias melastigma strain HK-1 linkage group LG11, ASM292280v2, whole genome shotgun sequence genome harbors these coding sequences:
- the si:dkey-240h12.4 gene encoding death-associated protein kinase 2: MAVFKAENVEDLYEIGEVLGSGHFGQVKRVSERSTGISWAGKFLKIRRKGCSPLGMDRASVEHEVEILQALKHPNIVMLKDVFESRSEVVLVLELISGGELFDFIAEKDNLLEIEAIEFMKQILQGLKFMHHSNIAHFDLKPENIMLSNKVTPHPNIKLIDFGLAHHFVPGQEYKSTSGTPQYVAPEVISFEPLSTAADMWSIGVITYILLSGMSPFQGDTDEETLRNVVAMKYEFEDLYFKTTSSMAKDFIQKLLVKDPRERMTADECLLHPWIKPITRKQVANRNRSSINMRSFKRFNAKRKWKMSFNMVFVCNRLANLRLLCKHRSNPDLLQRQCESDGEDSETNPSSLLRRRLSSSS, from the exons ATGGCCGTCTTCAAGGCTGAGAACGTGGAGGACCTCTATGAGATCGGGGAAGTTCTGGGAAG TGGCCACTTTGGTCAGGTGAAAAGGGTCTCCGAGAGGTCGACTGGAATCAGCTGGGCGGGAAAGTTCCTGAAAATCCGGAGAAAAGGCTGCAGCCCCTTGGGGATGGACAGAGCCAGCGTGGAGCACGAGGTGGAGATCCTGCAGGCTCTGAAGCATCCCAACATCGTGATGCTCAAGGACGTTTTCGAGAGCCGATCAGAGGTGGTGCTGGTTCTAGAGCT CATTTCTGGAGGCGAGCTGTTCGACTTCATCGCTGAAAAAGACAACCTCCTGGAGATCGAGGCCATCGAGTTCATGAAGCAGATCCTGCAGGGACTGAAGTTCATGCACCACAGCAACATCGCTCACTTCGACCTGAAG CCAGAGAACATCATGCTGTCCAATAAAGTGACTCCTCACCCCAACATCAAACTGATCGACTTCGGCCTGGCGCACCATTTTGTCCCGGGGCAGGAGTACAAGAGCACAAGTGGCACGCCTCAGTATGTTG CCCCAGAAGTGATCAGCTTTGAGCCACTGAGCACCGCAGCAGATATGTG GAGCATTGGAGTCATAACCTACATTCT ACTGAGTGGTATGTCACCATTTCAAGGTGATACCGACGAAGAGACTCTGAGGAATGTCGTGGCGATGAAGTACGAGTTTGAAGATCTTTACTTCAAGACGACCAGCTCCATGGCTAAAGATTTCATCCAGAAGCTTTTAGTGAAAGATCCCAG agagAGGATGACTGCAGATGAGTGTCTGCTTCATCCATGGATCAAG CCCATCACACGCAAACAGGTGGCCAACCGGAATCGCTCCTCCATCAATATGAGGAGCTTCAAGAGGTTCAACGCCAAGAGGAAGTGGAAG ATGTCCTTCAACATGGTGTTTGTTTGCAACCGGCTGGCAAACCTGAGGCTTCTGTGCAAACACAGATCTAATCCCGATCTACTACAG AGACAATGTGAGAGTGACGGGGAAGACTCTGAGACCAACCCCAGCTCTCTGTTACGCCGACGACTCAGCAGCAGTTCCTAA